The proteins below come from a single Chryseobacterium sp. MA9 genomic window:
- a CDS encoding FAD-dependent oxidoreductase encodes MNRENVNKDTPLYPGMQPDLKVEVAIIGAGTSGLYTAFRLVTDNKYKGNEVQIFDMSDRLGGRLESVVMPGMNFWGELGGMRYLTSQEIVTTLIEGYPLKEQDLNKRTPVLKDKMTPIPFHMGEPEKLLMYIRKERFKQNAWTEEQKHDNKLITRYYLNEEDEGFSSDQLFNKIIYNVLMADSWVAETYKELIIADPNGYDYTFKLTSRDWDAIKPRLIYNFPGSPYDKRLVNDIGFWNLIKDQVSQEGYEFLANAGGYYSNTINWNSAEAFPYMVGDFSADTTYKTIEEGYDSIAYAVANAYMEHEGARIWSENKLITFTKDHHLTHTHKYELTFLNIQSNTTWKVYANSLVLGMPRKSLELLDQNNFFFDASKQEKLNENIRSIIMEPAFKILMGFERPWWRDLDIHSGHSITDLPMRQCYYFGTDDETKNSMLLGSYGDMETETFWKALSDDKVLFKVKAAKSASLEALHKLDDVQATQFMVNELMNQLRELHGDSVDIPEPYVTYFRDWTDDPYGAGYHAWKAGFSVKEVMPYMRKPLADEQIHIIGEAYSDQQGWVEGAFCEAEKMLQTHFKLDWPYWLDREYYLGW; translated from the coding sequence ATGAACAGAGAAAACGTAAATAAAGATACACCGCTGTATCCGGGAATGCAGCCCGACCTGAAAGTAGAAGTAGCTATTATTGGTGCCGGAACTTCCGGACTATACACTGCTTTCCGTTTGGTAACGGACAATAAGTATAAAGGTAATGAAGTCCAGATTTTCGACATGAGTGACAGATTAGGCGGAAGACTGGAATCCGTAGTCATGCCGGGAATGAATTTCTGGGGTGAGCTAGGAGGTATGCGTTACCTGACTTCTCAGGAAATTGTAACCACACTGATAGAAGGTTACCCATTGAAAGAACAAGATTTAAACAAAAGGACTCCTGTTCTGAAAGATAAGATGACTCCTATTCCATTCCATATGGGAGAGCCTGAAAAACTTCTTATGTACATCAGAAAAGAACGTTTCAAGCAGAATGCCTGGACAGAAGAACAGAAACATGACAACAAACTGATTACCCGCTATTACCTGAATGAGGAGGATGAAGGATTTAGTTCTGATCAGTTATTCAATAAAATTATTTACAATGTTTTAATGGCTGATTCATGGGTAGCTGAAACCTATAAAGAACTGATCATTGCAGACCCTAACGGGTATGATTATACATTTAAACTGACCAGCCGGGACTGGGATGCTATAAAACCAAGACTGATTTATAATTTCCCTGGTTCCCCTTATGACAAACGTCTGGTAAATGATATCGGTTTCTGGAATTTAATCAAAGACCAGGTTTCTCAGGAAGGTTATGAGTTTTTGGCCAATGCCGGAGGATATTATTCCAATACCATCAACTGGAATTCTGCTGAGGCATTTCCGTATATGGTAGGGGATTTTTCTGCCGACACCACCTACAAAACCATTGAAGAAGGATATGACAGCATTGCTTATGCGGTAGCTAACGCTTACATGGAACATGAAGGTGCTCGCATCTGGTCTGAAAATAAGCTGATTACTTTCACCAAAGATCATCATTTGACCCATACTCATAAATATGAACTTACTTTCCTGAATATACAAAGCAATACAACCTGGAAAGTATATGCTAATTCATTAGTATTAGGTATGCCAAGAAAATCCCTTGAGCTTCTGGATCAGAACAACTTCTTCTTCGATGCCAGCAAGCAAGAGAAATTGAATGAAAATATCCGTTCTATCATTATGGAACCGGCTTTTAAAATCCTGATGGGCTTTGAACGTCCTTGGTGGAGAGATCTTGATATTCATTCCGGACATTCTATTACAGACTTACCTATGAGACAGTGCTATTATTTCGGTACCGATGATGAAACTAAAAATTCTATGCTGTTGGGAAGCTATGGTGATATGGAAACCGAAACGTTCTGGAAAGCACTTTCTGATGACAAAGTTCTGTTTAAAGTAAAAGCAGCCAAATCAGCATCGCTGGAAGCCTTACACAAGCTTGATGATGTTCAGGCGACCCAATTTATGGTTAATGAATTGATGAATCAGCTTAGAGAACTACACGGTGACAGTGTTGACATTCCGGAACCTTATGTAACCTATTTCAGAGACTGGACGGATGATCCTTATGGCGCAGGATATCATGCATGGAAAGCCGGCTTCTCTGTGAAAGAGGTCATGCCTTATATGAGAAAGCCATTGGCAGATGAGCAAATCCACATCATCGGGGAAGCCTATTCTGATCAGCAAGGCTGGGTGGAAGGCGCTTTCTGTGAAGCTGAAAAAATGCTTCAGACCCATTTTAAATTAGACTGGCCGTACTGGCTGGATCGTGAATATTATTTAGGATGGTAA